One window from the genome of Rufibacter tibetensis encodes:
- a CDS encoding glycoside hydrolase family 3 N-terminal domain-containing protein, which produces MLKRYSLWLLTVVMGVWWGLSGFGPKGRGNVTVQEQRWVDSVYQTLTPDQRLGQLFMVAAYSNKTQSHVREIENLITQYGIGGVMFMQGGPVRQANLTNQYQSISKVPLLVAIDAEWGLDMRLDSSMHFAKQMTLGALPDDHYVYLMGREIALKLKRLGIHVNFSPVVDVNSNPKNPVIGNRSFGESKEQVTARSIAYIKGLQDHGIIAVAKHFPGHGDTDADSHFSLPVLSHDMARLTEVELYPFKRSFDAGVMGVMVAHLHVPKLDSIANRAATLSPYLVNDLLKGQMRYEGLVFTDALNMKGVTRYHKPGEVDALALKAGNDVLLFSEDVPKAITNIKKAIADSTISEREIEVRVRKMLHAKYWAGLNQYAPIDVANLSQDLSRPVSQVLQQQLYEQAVTVVANKDDLLPFRALDTTQFASVSVGAGLKNELNQTLDKYAPFKKFAVTSRMAPDTVYASIIRELAGTNVVVVSLHNLNNNPNNNYNLSGNALGFIRALQRDPTKKVVVVVMGNAYSLKNFEGSDWLVCGYEDNEVTRKVIPQVLFGALPANGRLPVTASPKFKAGAGISTPALSRLKYSIPESVGMDSHILKQIDNIALEAIAYAATPGCQVLVVKDGTVVMDKAYGYYTYDRIQPVTEKTIYDLASITKVAATLQAVMFLKDQGRLKLDEKLVTYLPELKGSNKANLSVRDVLLHQAGLVAYIPFWTKTLKNGKLNPIYYDSLPSETFRNMVVPGVYSNQRLEDSVWKWIVKSELVGKRLPTGKFEYRYSDLGLHIMKRLSERLLNQPLPDFLEQNFYAPLGAATLTFNPLDKFLKEQIAPTALGSQFKAGVPLQGTVHDGNAAMLGGKAGHAGLFSNANDLAILMQMDLQNGKYGGQQYFKGPVVTEFSENGSKTSRRGIGWDKPDPEGNGPTSDLAPLSTFGHTGFTGTGAWIDPENNIIYIFLSNRVYPDSENDKLLQYNIRTRIHDVVYQSLAPKL; this is translated from the coding sequence ATGCTAAAGCGATATAGCCTGTGGCTACTGACGGTGGTGATGGGCGTCTGGTGGGGATTGTCGGGGTTTGGCCCTAAGGGCCGGGGCAATGTCACCGTTCAGGAGCAACGCTGGGTAGACAGTGTGTATCAAACGCTTACACCTGACCAGCGGCTGGGCCAGCTCTTCATGGTGGCTGCCTACTCCAACAAAACACAAAGTCACGTACGCGAAATAGAAAACCTGATTACCCAGTATGGCATTGGCGGAGTCATGTTCATGCAGGGCGGACCGGTACGTCAGGCCAACCTGACCAACCAGTACCAAAGCATTTCAAAAGTCCCGCTTTTAGTAGCCATTGACGCAGAGTGGGGCTTGGACATGCGCCTGGACAGCAGCATGCACTTTGCCAAGCAAATGACCTTGGGAGCCCTGCCCGATGATCATTACGTCTACCTTATGGGCCGTGAAATCGCGTTAAAATTAAAGCGATTGGGCATTCACGTGAATTTCTCCCCGGTGGTGGACGTGAACAGCAACCCTAAAAACCCGGTGATCGGCAACCGTTCCTTCGGTGAAAGCAAAGAGCAAGTGACGGCCCGCAGCATCGCGTACATTAAAGGATTACAGGACCACGGCATTATTGCGGTAGCCAAACATTTCCCAGGGCACGGCGATACCGATGCTGATTCCCATTTTTCTTTACCTGTGTTGTCGCATGACATGGCCCGCCTCACCGAGGTGGAGTTATATCCTTTCAAACGCTCTTTTGACGCCGGGGTAATGGGCGTGATGGTAGCACACCTGCACGTTCCTAAGCTGGATTCCATCGCGAACCGCGCCGCTACTTTATCGCCTTATTTGGTAAATGACCTGTTAAAAGGCCAGATGCGGTATGAGGGATTGGTGTTTACCGATGCTCTCAACATGAAAGGCGTGACCCGTTACCACAAACCGGGTGAGGTAGATGCGCTGGCCCTGAAAGCCGGAAACGACGTGTTGCTGTTCTCTGAGGATGTGCCTAAAGCCATTACCAATATTAAAAAGGCAATCGCGGACAGCACCATTAGTGAGCGCGAAATTGAGGTACGGGTACGCAAAATGCTACACGCAAAGTACTGGGCAGGCTTGAACCAGTATGCCCCCATTGATGTGGCCAACCTCTCCCAGGATTTGAGCCGACCAGTGAGCCAGGTATTGCAGCAGCAGCTCTATGAGCAGGCGGTAACAGTAGTGGCCAACAAAGATGATTTACTGCCTTTCAGAGCACTGGATACGACCCAATTTGCCTCGGTTTCTGTAGGGGCAGGCCTGAAAAACGAACTTAACCAAACCTTAGACAAATACGCCCCCTTCAAAAAGTTCGCAGTCACCAGCAGAATGGCACCCGATACGGTTTATGCCAGTATTATCAGGGAACTAGCCGGCACAAATGTGGTGGTGGTTTCTTTGCACAACCTAAACAACAACCCCAATAACAACTATAACCTGTCTGGTAACGCTTTAGGATTCATCAGGGCTTTGCAGCGTGACCCTACCAAAAAAGTAGTGGTGGTGGTGATGGGCAATGCGTACAGCCTCAAGAACTTTGAAGGCAGTGACTGGTTAGTCTGTGGCTACGAAGACAACGAAGTCACCCGTAAAGTCATTCCACAGGTGCTGTTTGGGGCGCTTCCGGCCAATGGCCGCCTGCCCGTTACTGCCTCTCCCAAATTCAAAGCTGGAGCCGGCATCTCCACCCCTGCTTTGAGTCGTTTAAAATATTCAATACCCGAGAGCGTGGGCATGGACTCCCACATCTTAAAGCAGATTGACAACATCGCCTTAGAAGCCATTGCGTACGCCGCCACACCGGGCTGCCAGGTATTGGTAGTGAAAGACGGCACAGTGGTGATGGACAAAGCTTACGGGTATTACACCTATGACCGCATTCAACCAGTCACCGAGAAAACCATATATGACCTGGCTTCCATTACCAAGGTAGCTGCCACGCTGCAGGCCGTCATGTTCCTGAAAGACCAGGGCCGCCTGAAGCTGGATGAAAAACTAGTGACCTATTTGCCTGAGCTGAAAGGCTCCAACAAAGCCAACCTGAGCGTGCGGGATGTGTTGTTGCACCAGGCTGGGTTAGTAGCTTACATCCCTTTCTGGACTAAAACCTTGAAGAACGGCAAACTGAACCCCATCTACTATGATAGTCTCCCGTCAGAGACATTCCGTAACATGGTAGTACCCGGCGTTTATAGCAACCAAAGACTGGAAGACTCAGTGTGGAAATGGATTGTAAAATCTGAATTGGTAGGAAAACGTTTGCCCACTGGCAAATTTGAATACCGCTACTCAGACCTGGGGCTGCACATCATGAAACGGCTTTCTGAGCGGCTGTTGAACCAACCCTTACCAGATTTCCTGGAGCAAAACTTCTACGCCCCTCTGGGTGCTGCTACGCTTACTTTCAACCCCCTAGATAAATTCCTGAAAGAGCAGATTGCCCCTACGGCCCTTGGTTCTCAGTTTAAGGCAGGCGTTCCTCTGCAGGGAACGGTGCATGACGGCAACGCCGCAATGTTGGGCGGCAAGGCCGGTCACGCCGGATTGTTCTCCAACGCCAATGATTTAGCTATTTTGATGCAAATGGACCTGCAAAATGGCAAATACGGCGGTCAGCAGTATTTTAAAGGTCCCGTTGTAACGGAGTTTTCTGAAAACGGCAGCAAAACCAGTCGCCGTGGAATTGGTTGGGACAAACCAGATCCGGAAGGCAACGGGCCTACCTCAGATTTGGCGCCTTTGAGCACCTTTGGTCATACTGGCTTCACGGGCACCGGCGCCTGGATAGATCCAGAGAATAATATTATTTACATTTTCCTCTCTAATCGCGTCTATCCTGACTCTGAGAACGATAAGCTGCTGCAATACAACATCCGTACCCGGATTCATGACGTAGTATATCAATCGTTAGCCCCGAAACTGTAA
- the gatC gene encoding Asp-tRNA(Asn)/Glu-tRNA(Gln) amidotransferase subunit GatC, with the protein MSTNIETLRQLAHLARLEFDETKEQEMLKDLNNILDWVDQLRQLDTQNVEPLIHISEELNVMREDIAQNTVRHEDALRLAPRKDSDYFRVPKVLE; encoded by the coding sequence ATGAGCACGAACATAGAAACCCTACGACAGCTGGCGCACTTAGCCCGGCTTGAATTTGACGAAACCAAAGAGCAGGAGATGCTCAAAGACCTGAACAACATCCTGGATTGGGTAGACCAACTGCGCCAGCTGGATACCCAAAACGTAGAACCCCTGATCCATATTTCTGAGGAATTGAACGTAATGCGCGAAGATATCGCCCAGAACACGGTACGCCACGAAGACGCTTTGCGCCTGGCCCCGCGCAAAGACTCAGATTATTTCAGAGTTCCTAAAGTTCTGGAGTAA
- a CDS encoding NUDIX domain-containing protein, translating to MSIEKPQHSLENPWTTLESTPIYSNPWISVREEQVINPGGGRGIYGVVSMKNKAIGIIPIDDEGNTWLVGQYRYTVNEYSWEIPMGGGPIGIDPLESAKRELKEETGFTAAEWTNIGRIHTSNSVTDEEGFIFLAEDLTAGETEFEETEDLKIWKLPLHEAVRMAMDSEITDAISIAGLLKAEKILLTRRPK from the coding sequence ATGAGCATCGAAAAACCGCAGCACTCCCTAGAGAACCCCTGGACTACCCTTGAGTCTACTCCTATTTACAGCAATCCCTGGATAAGCGTACGCGAAGAGCAGGTGATTAACCCGGGCGGAGGCAGAGGCATTTACGGTGTGGTTTCCATGAAAAACAAAGCCATCGGCATTATTCCCATTGATGACGAGGGCAATACCTGGTTGGTAGGACAGTACCGGTACACAGTGAATGAATACTCCTGGGAGATCCCCATGGGTGGTGGACCGATTGGAATAGACCCGCTGGAATCTGCGAAACGTGAGTTGAAAGAAGAAACCGGTTTTACAGCCGCTGAGTGGACCAACATTGGCCGCATTCACACCTCCAACTCCGTGACCGATGAGGAAGGCTTTATCTTTCTGGCGGAGGACCTGACCGCCGGTGAAACCGAGTTCGAGGAAACAGAAGACCTGAAGATCTGGAAGTTGCCCCTGCATGAGGCGGTGCGCATGGCCATGGACAGCGAAATCACCGATGCCATCAGTATTGCCGGTTTACTTAAAGCCGAGAAGATCCTTTTAACGCGTAGACCTAAATAA
- a CDS encoding FtsZ/tubulin family protein — MIPFKKPIIRLIEVGDVFAHTAADVYRKPFGNDEPSFLGSDSASVVENTPLGIPILRVAPGLKARDTTNQSSESVNPKVVPEVQAFLGENTDIVFVVSTMKDSNAVLAAPLIARQAKDRGVLTISVVLLSPSLEDGASAFATDKNLLEIKRCSDAILVLSSGDSLETPGYNKGGFQQAVGCIVTLVKTIVNILEIGSEINVDLFDVRTVLEDAGITLMGTSRSSGPGRASRVIKEAMEFHCHHSKKVFGAKWVLLSVVSGEQTELEMEELTEITDFIQRKAGEEAEVIFGLGNDPALEDNIQVTLIASGFPDR; from the coding sequence ATGATCCCTTTCAAGAAGCCCATCATCAGGTTGATCGAAGTGGGAGACGTTTTCGCCCATACGGCTGCCGACGTTTACAGAAAGCCTTTCGGTAATGATGAACCCTCTTTCTTAGGGTCTGACTCAGCATCGGTTGTGGAAAATACACCTTTAGGTATCCCGATCCTCCGGGTAGCGCCTGGTCTTAAGGCCAGGGATACCACTAACCAAAGCAGTGAATCTGTCAACCCGAAAGTAGTGCCGGAAGTGCAGGCATTTCTGGGGGAGAATACGGATATAGTTTTCGTAGTCAGTACCATGAAAGACAGCAATGCAGTACTGGCAGCTCCATTGATCGCCAGACAAGCCAAAGACAGGGGTGTGTTGACCATTAGTGTCGTTCTTCTATCCCCTTCTCTGGAGGATGGTGCCAGCGCGTTTGCTACTGACAAAAACCTCCTTGAAATAAAAAGATGTTCTGATGCCATTCTTGTCCTGTCTTCTGGGGATTCCTTAGAAACTCCGGGGTATAATAAAGGAGGATTTCAGCAGGCAGTGGGATGTATTGTGACCTTAGTTAAAACGATCGTAAACATTCTGGAGATAGGCTCGGAGATCAACGTTGATTTATTTGATGTACGCACGGTGTTAGAGGACGCGGGCATCACTTTAATGGGGACTTCCAGGTCCTCTGGCCCGGGGCGCGCCAGTCGGGTGATAAAGGAGGCAATGGAGTTTCATTGTCATCACAGCAAAAAGGTGTTTGGTGCCAAATGGGTTTTGCTCTCCGTGGTGTCAGGTGAGCAAACTGAATTGGAGATGGAGGAACTGACGGAGATAACAGATTTCATCCAGAGGAAAGCGGGGGAAGAAGCAGAAGTTATTTTCGGGCTTGGAAATGACCCG
- a CDS encoding tetratricopeptide repeat protein, which produces MKLFPFWPLVEPGRRFLYFLLVLLVLTAVAFGVYGFLHGQQTVFPLEKQAELFPAEAHLNPSSPLLTPMRVEVNAYLVTERYVIGPMQLPLWATWTYFVGLAVALTFFWTLASTLKRIPYYAAVLLGMLWLSTLNLDLLGIFSETSRILLLTALGTLGAGSFLFQAFWTRVSFLGRFLFFGLLMLLLSLALFHFSPLPGPLTALHVVNYSTLASFVASVLFMVVVAYENLHGLLWFNTQAQQPQRRFGLVQFVLISVLYLGNLLLLYLRQTGMIQFDFTGLDALLVFLCSTLVGLWGLKQRQGQYTRFFSFETEAAPLYLVLALLTFLNLGYALMLANDPLVQAYRNAVILTHLAYGVAFFIYVLVNFGPLIKQKLRVYKVVYDPRQLPYFTVYLMGTVLLVIMLVRSQYAMYFQQQAGYFNYLGDLYRQTEEKPLLAEQFYNEASIQSRNNLRSSFSLADMYHQAGSRTLEMHRLQEALERRPSPEGYLRLENLFTSSSDLFDHIKVLQEAVKTFPTHAPLLNNLGLLYGTTAFSDSAGFYLDAALAQSEEPEVIQANQLAFLASHKFPQQAKEFSQRYQEGTYGPLVTNRMAISLALGAPKPQNIPPLPQDSSLTTQTFASFYNRQLFPGNPKDSTTTFATLNTLLRQEENQPFLDDLTLIKALQLHQGSHSLPKPAQAKATLEFLATNSGGAAGYYFDILGQWMMQGKLYPLAAEYFQKARQAGYRDAHLHAVVANALAGNYGEATQIALGASDFPDPAQRKAATQLAIVTQMSPEQAVNAPDSLKVQFLQLKAATLPLDQLENVANGITTQALAPVAALSLVERYIQEGNATTAGNLLRLHFPASFPKNSLKSQANLLQAELWWRTGQVQELSTQLPSLYFTPQDAGAKLYYQALVAQRNKNPKAATNLFNQLLQRAPWFEAGHLAAADFFISQKQPMRAYNLLLEAIGYNPSSVVLRKAYVNVALDQGLREYALQGLEQLEPLVSPQEYLTFRKEIEPKLQASEALLQEWQ; this is translated from the coding sequence ATGAAGCTTTTCCCTTTCTGGCCATTGGTGGAACCTGGCCGCCGTTTTCTGTACTTTCTTTTAGTTCTTTTGGTGCTGACAGCCGTGGCCTTTGGGGTTTACGGCTTTTTGCATGGCCAACAAACCGTTTTTCCGCTGGAGAAACAGGCGGAGTTGTTCCCTGCTGAAGCCCATCTGAACCCTTCGTCTCCCCTGCTCACGCCTATGCGCGTGGAAGTAAATGCTTATCTGGTGACAGAGCGCTACGTCATTGGCCCCATGCAGCTTCCGCTCTGGGCCACCTGGACCTACTTTGTGGGCTTGGCCGTAGCTCTTACCTTCTTCTGGACGCTGGCCAGCACCTTAAAACGAATTCCGTATTACGCGGCCGTGTTGTTGGGCATGCTTTGGCTTTCCACGCTAAACCTGGATTTACTGGGCATTTTCTCAGAAACAAGCCGAATCTTGCTGTTGACTGCGCTGGGTACTTTAGGCGCAGGTAGTTTCCTGTTTCAGGCTTTCTGGACAAGGGTTTCTTTTTTGGGGCGTTTCCTGTTCTTCGGGCTATTAATGCTGCTTTTGAGTTTAGCGCTGTTCCACTTCTCTCCCCTGCCAGGTCCGCTTACGGCCCTACACGTGGTCAACTACAGTACGCTGGCCAGCTTTGTGGCGTCGGTACTGTTCATGGTAGTGGTGGCGTATGAGAACCTGCACGGCTTACTATGGTTCAACACGCAGGCCCAGCAACCCCAGCGCAGGTTCGGGCTGGTGCAATTTGTGCTGATCAGTGTGCTGTACCTGGGCAACTTGTTGCTTTTGTACCTGCGCCAGACGGGCATGATTCAGTTTGACTTCACAGGTTTAGATGCCCTGCTGGTTTTCCTTTGCTCTACGTTAGTAGGACTTTGGGGACTGAAACAGCGGCAAGGACAATACACGCGCTTCTTTAGTTTTGAAACCGAGGCGGCACCGTTGTACCTGGTATTGGCTCTACTTACATTCCTGAACCTGGGCTACGCCCTCATGCTGGCAAACGATCCTTTGGTACAAGCCTACCGGAATGCCGTCATCCTCACCCATCTTGCCTACGGAGTAGCCTTCTTTATTTATGTGCTGGTGAACTTCGGTCCGCTGATCAAGCAGAAGCTGCGGGTATATAAAGTAGTCTATGATCCGCGTCAATTGCCTTATTTTACGGTGTACCTCATGGGTACGGTATTGTTGGTGATTATGCTGGTCCGGAGCCAGTATGCTATGTATTTTCAGCAACAGGCTGGATACTTCAACTACTTAGGCGATCTGTACCGTCAGACTGAAGAGAAACCTTTGTTAGCAGAGCAGTTCTACAACGAGGCCAGCATTCAGTCACGCAACAACCTGCGTTCCAGCTTTTCTCTGGCCGACATGTACCACCAGGCCGGTAGCCGAACCCTGGAGATGCACCGCTTGCAGGAAGCCCTGGAACGGAGACCTTCGCCGGAAGGGTATCTACGTCTGGAGAATTTGTTCACTTCTTCTTCTGACCTTTTTGACCATATAAAGGTATTGCAGGAGGCTGTCAAAACTTTTCCCACCCATGCACCACTACTGAACAACCTTGGCCTATTGTATGGGACCACGGCCTTTTCAGACTCGGCAGGCTTTTATTTAGACGCGGCCTTGGCGCAGAGTGAAGAACCTGAGGTAATCCAGGCAAACCAATTAGCGTTTTTGGCCAGCCATAAATTTCCGCAGCAGGCTAAAGAATTCTCGCAGCGGTATCAGGAAGGTACTTATGGTCCTTTGGTTACAAACCGGATGGCCATTTCTCTGGCGTTAGGGGCTCCTAAACCGCAGAACATTCCGCCTTTGCCGCAGGACAGCAGCCTCACTACGCAAACCTTCGCCAGTTTCTATAACCGCCAGCTTTTCCCGGGTAACCCGAAGGACAGCACCACTACCTTTGCTACCCTGAACACCTTGCTTCGGCAGGAGGAAAACCAGCCTTTCCTGGATGATTTGACTTTAATTAAAGCTTTGCAGCTTCATCAGGGCAGTCATTCCCTGCCAAAACCCGCACAGGCGAAAGCCACTTTAGAGTTCCTGGCTACCAACAGCGGAGGAGCCGCGGGCTATTACTTTGACATTCTGGGACAATGGATGATGCAGGGCAAACTATACCCACTTGCGGCAGAGTATTTCCAAAAAGCCCGGCAGGCGGGCTACCGTGATGCGCACTTGCACGCAGTGGTGGCCAATGCTTTGGCGGGTAATTATGGAGAGGCAACCCAGATTGCTTTAGGCGCTTCTGACTTCCCCGATCCCGCCCAACGGAAAGCGGCTACCCAATTGGCTATTGTCACGCAGATGTCTCCTGAGCAGGCTGTCAATGCCCCAGATTCTTTAAAGGTTCAGTTTCTGCAATTAAAGGCCGCTACCCTGCCATTGGACCAATTGGAAAATGTGGCGAATGGCATCACCACCCAAGCCTTGGCACCCGTCGCTGCATTGTCTTTGGTGGAACGGTACATACAGGAAGGAAACGCCACCACAGCGGGTAATCTGTTGCGCCTGCATTTTCCGGCTAGTTTTCCTAAAAACAGCCTTAAATCACAAGCCAATCTACTGCAAGCTGAATTGTGGTGGAGAACCGGGCAAGTACAGGAACTGAGCACTCAATTACCTAGCCTGTATTTTACGCCACAAGATGCCGGGGCTAAGCTTTACTACCAGGCTTTGGTGGCCCAGCGTAATAAAAACCCGAAAGCAGCGACTAATCTATTCAACCAGCTCCTGCAACGGGCACCATGGTTTGAAGCGGGGCACTTGGCTGCCGCCGATTTCTTCATCAGCCAGAAGCAACCTATGCGGGCGTATAACTTGCTTTTAGAAGCCATCGGGTACAACCCGTCTTCGGTGGTGCTACGCAAAGCCTACGTGAATGTGGCCCTGGATCAGGGGCTTCGGGAGTATGCCCTGCAGGGATTAGAACAGCTGGAGCCTTTGGTAAGTCCTCAGGAATACCTTACTTTTAGAAAAGAAATAGAGCCCAAATTGCAGGCCAGCGAAGCGCTTCTGCAGGAATGGCAATAA
- the bshA gene encoding N-acetyl-alpha-D-glucosaminyl L-malate synthase BshA, with product MKIGIVCYPTFGGSGVVATELGKALAQKGHKVHFITYSQPARLDHFNENLFYHEVNIPNYPLFQYPPYELALASKMVDIVQFEHLDVLHVHYAIPHASAAFMAKQILLTKGIQIPVITTLHGTDITLVGKDASYEPVVTFSINQSDAVTSVSEDLRKETYEYFPIEKEIVVIPNFINLERFQKQRKEHFKSAIAPSGEKLLVHTSNFRAVKRIGDVIKIFSKVREQVPSKLLLVGDGPERPKMENLCRKLGICSDVRFLGKLEAVEELLSIADVFLMPSEKESFGLAALEAMACEVPVISSNAGGLPELNVHGVTGFVSDVGDVKDMVKNTLFLLQDDQLPTFKTNALARAKEFEISRIVPMYEEVYLQAAEAVRTQV from the coding sequence ATGAAGATTGGAATTGTATGCTACCCAACATTTGGCGGTAGCGGTGTGGTTGCCACCGAATTAGGGAAGGCCCTGGCGCAGAAAGGGCATAAGGTGCATTTCATCACCTACAGCCAACCTGCGCGCTTGGACCATTTCAACGAGAACCTGTTCTACCACGAGGTTAACATCCCCAATTACCCGCTTTTCCAGTATCCGCCGTATGAACTGGCCTTGGCCAGCAAGATGGTAGACATTGTGCAGTTTGAGCACTTAGACGTGTTGCACGTGCACTATGCCATCCCGCATGCCTCGGCGGCGTTCATGGCCAAGCAGATCCTGCTCACTAAAGGCATCCAGATCCCGGTGATTACTACGCTACACGGCACAGACATCACGCTGGTGGGCAAAGACGCTTCCTATGAGCCGGTAGTGACGTTCAGTATCAACCAGTCAGATGCAGTCACCTCGGTGTCTGAGGACCTGCGCAAGGAAACCTATGAGTACTTCCCTATTGAGAAGGAAATTGTAGTAATCCCCAATTTCATCAACTTGGAGCGTTTCCAGAAGCAACGCAAGGAGCACTTCAAGTCTGCCATTGCGCCGTCCGGCGAAAAACTACTGGTGCACACGTCTAACTTCAGGGCGGTGAAACGTATTGGTGATGTCATCAAGATTTTCTCAAAGGTTAGGGAACAGGTACCCAGCAAGCTGCTATTGGTAGGTGACGGACCGGAACGCCCTAAAATGGAGAACTTGTGCCGTAAATTGGGCATCTGCTCAGATGTACGCTTTTTGGGCAAGCTGGAGGCCGTGGAAGAATTGCTTTCTATTGCCGATGTTTTCCTGATGCCTTCTGAAAAAGAAAGCTTCGGTTTGGCTGCATTGGAGGCGATGGCTTGCGAGGTTCCCGTTATTTCCTCCAATGCCGGGGGGTTGCCAGAGCTGAACGTGCACGGAGTAACCGGCTTTGTGAGCGACGTAGGCGACGTGAAAGACATGGTCAAAAACACCTTGTTCCTGCTGCAGGACGACCAGCTTCCTACCTTCAAAACCAACGCCTTGGCCCGTGCCAAAGAGTTTGAGATAAGCAGAATCGTGCCTATGTACGAAGAAGTTTACCTTCAAGCCGCAGAGGCAGTACGCACGCAGGTATAA
- a CDS encoding lysophospholipid acyltransferase family protein yields the protein MNRFKGIGKKAYSVWCTAWFVLPFLTSYPLFRVLISKPSRYRHAHMLNRLWSKFQLRMYLMPVTVKGVEQLDPNQKYVFAPNHSSYIDIPMILAAVPGFLNFVGKKSLTKVPLWGKIYDALYISVDRDSPISSAKAYIASKQSLEAGRSVVIFPEGKISPESGSKLLPFKDGPFKLAIEKQVPIVPITMPYNHLFLPDVKGKLIIRYHSLEMIIHRPISTQGMTLKDLEFLKSQTFNIIQETLDQKNHEHEHRNPTTAGALSPA from the coding sequence ATGAACAGGTTTAAAGGAATCGGCAAGAAGGCGTATTCAGTATGGTGTACTGCCTGGTTTGTATTACCGTTTCTCACCTCGTACCCCCTGTTCAGGGTGCTGATCTCAAAGCCCAGCCGGTACAGGCACGCCCACATGCTTAACCGCCTTTGGTCTAAGTTTCAGTTGCGCATGTACCTGATGCCAGTGACGGTAAAAGGAGTGGAGCAGTTAGACCCAAACCAGAAATACGTTTTTGCCCCTAACCACAGCTCGTATATTGACATTCCCATGATCTTGGCGGCTGTGCCGGGGTTCCTTAACTTTGTAGGAAAGAAATCCCTGACCAAAGTGCCGTTATGGGGAAAAATCTACGACGCCCTGTACATTTCAGTGGACCGCGACAGCCCAATCAGTAGTGCCAAAGCGTACATTGCCAGTAAACAAAGCCTAGAAGCTGGTCGAAGCGTAGTTATCTTCCCGGAAGGCAAGATTTCACCGGAATCAGGAAGTAAATTATTGCCGTTTAAAGACGGTCCGTTTAAGCTGGCTATTGAAAAACAGGTTCCTATTGTACCTATCACCATGCCGTACAACCACCTGTTTTTACCAGATGTAAAGGGAAAGCTTATTATCCGGTATCATTCTTTGGAGATGATCATTCACCGCCCTATCTCCACCCAAGGTATGACTTTGAAGGATTTAGAATTCCTGAAAAGCCAAACCTTCAACATTATTCAAGAGACGTTAGACCAAAAGAATCATGAGCACGAACATAGAAACCCTACGACAGCTGGCGCACTTAGCCCGGCTTGA
- a CDS encoding ABC transporter ATP-binding protein, producing MSTIIKTENISKMYQMGNETIHALRSISIEIKKGEYVAFMGPSGSGKSTLMNIVGCLDTPTSGTYILNGNDVSNMVDNELATVRNKEIGFVFQTFNLLPRSSSLDNVALPLIYAGYGKTERNERAMEALNSVGLGSRAQHKPNELSGGQRQRVAIARALVNDPSIILADEPTGNLDTKTSYEIMGLFEALHAKGNTIIMVTHEDDIAHYAHRIVRLRDGLIESDELNQNITVPAMKAAALNTPE from the coding sequence ATGAGCACTATCATCAAAACCGAGAATATCTCTAAGATGTACCAGATGGGGAATGAAACCATTCACGCCCTGAGGTCTATTTCCATTGAGATAAAGAAAGGTGAATATGTGGCGTTCATGGGTCCGTCCGGTTCCGGCAAATCCACGCTCATGAACATTGTGGGTTGTTTGGATACTCCTACCTCGGGCACCTATATCCTGAATGGAAACGACGTCAGCAACATGGTGGACAATGAGCTGGCCACAGTCCGTAACAAAGAAATTGGCTTCGTGTTTCAGACGTTCAACCTGCTTCCCCGTTCTTCTTCGTTAGACAACGTGGCCTTGCCTTTGATTTACGCGGGCTATGGTAAAACAGAAAGAAATGAGCGGGCCATGGAAGCGTTGAACAGCGTAGGCCTTGGCTCACGGGCCCAACACAAACCCAACGAGCTTTCGGGTGGTCAGCGCCAACGCGTGGCCATCGCCCGCGCCCTGGTGAATGATCCAAGTATTATCTTAGCCGATGAGCCTACTGGTAACCTGGACACCAAAACCTCCTACGAGATCATGGGTTTGTTTGAGGCCCTCCACGCCAAAGGCAACACCATTATTATGGTAACCCACGAAGATGACATCGCCCATTACGCCCACCGCATTGTGCGCCTGCGCGATGGTTTGATAGAGTCTGATGAATTGAACCAGAACATCACGGTTCCAGCCATGAAGGCGGCCGCATTGAATACCCCTGAATGA